In the genome of Fluviispira vulneris, one region contains:
- a CDS encoding D-alanine--D-alanine ligase family protein: MTQNQKSENTIAVLFGGRSSEHEISLRSAVYVFKNIPEKYNIIPVGINKNGNYFSLEGTFKAKDFSSITVEDLVDIVNGQAFKQMPERKNQKCVFLPYLREEIEKDFKSFPYRILNLEASCFFPVLHGQNGEDGRLQGLFELAEVAYAGCDLRASAVGIDKDIAKRLVRDAGISIAKYERVDAEAYLKNPDETIKRIENAIGYPCFLKPNSLGSAVGTGRAKSREDLKVLLREALVFDQKILIEEPMRGTEVECAFLGTSVFPKITIAGEIIAKDFYSYEEKYSSTSEATTRIPADISADRMDELKNIAKKVAQVTGISGLCRIDFWNCQDPNRFVFNEINTLPGLTSISMFPKLWEQEGIVGTVWIEDVIGQAYERRKWAAKSQYGIRASI; this comes from the coding sequence ATGACTCAAAATCAAAAATCTGAAAATACAATTGCTGTTCTATTTGGCGGGCGTTCAAGTGAGCATGAAATATCTCTGCGCTCTGCGGTTTATGTTTTTAAAAATATTCCTGAAAAATATAATATTATTCCCGTTGGGATCAATAAAAATGGAAATTATTTTAGTTTAGAAGGCACCTTTAAAGCTAAGGACTTTTCAAGTATTACTGTTGAAGATCTTGTGGACATTGTTAATGGACAGGCTTTTAAACAAATGCCTGAACGTAAAAATCAAAAATGCGTTTTTCTACCTTATTTACGCGAAGAGATTGAAAAAGATTTTAAATCATTCCCTTACCGCATTCTCAATTTAGAAGCATCCTGTTTTTTTCCTGTTTTGCATGGACAAAACGGGGAGGATGGACGTTTGCAGGGGCTTTTTGAGCTCGCAGAGGTGGCATATGCGGGGTGCGACCTTCGTGCCAGTGCGGTGGGGATTGATAAAGACATAGCCAAACGGCTTGTCCGCGATGCAGGAATATCAATTGCAAAATATGAACGGGTTGACGCTGAAGCGTATTTAAAGAATCCGGATGAAACTATCAAACGGATAGAAAATGCAATAGGTTACCCATGCTTCTTGAAGCCCAACTCTTTGGGATCTGCTGTGGGGACGGGGCGGGCAAAAAGCCGTGAGGATCTAAAAGTTCTTTTAAGAGAAGCGCTTGTTTTCGATCAAAAGATATTGATTGAAGAACCTATGCGAGGCACTGAAGTCGAATGTGCCTTTTTAGGAACCTCAGTCTTTCCAAAAATAACGATCGCAGGGGAAATCATAGCCAAGGATTTCTATTCATATGAAGAAAAGTACTCGAGCACCTCTGAGGCGACGACCCGAATCCCAGCAGATATCAGTGCAGACAGAATGGATGAACTAAAAAATATAGCAAAAAAAGTTGCGCAGGTGACTGGTATATCAGGACTGTGTCGGATCGACTTTTGGAATTGTCAAGATCCCAATCGTTTTGTTTTCAATGAGATAAATACACTTCCTGGCTTAACATCCATAAGTATGTTTCCAAAACTTTGGGAACAAGAAGGTATTGTTGGTACAGTTTGGATAGAAGATGTGATTGGGCAAGCTTATGAGCGGCGCAAATGGGCGGCAAAAAGTCAGTATGGGATAAGAGCCTCAATTTAG
- the recA gene encoding recombinase RecA — translation MSAADTNTNKFKALETLFQSVEKQFGKGTIMRLSDDSKIAQEIQAIPSGSISLDVALGVGGLPKGRVVEIYGTESSGKTTLTLHAIAECQKKGGIAAFIDAEHALDVSYARKIGVNTSDLLVSQPDNGEQALEIVDMLVRSGAVDLIVVDSVAALTPKAEIEGEMGDSHMGLQARLMSQALRKLTGSISKTNCCVIFINQVRMKIGIVFGNPETTTGGQALKFYSSVRLEVRRAAAIKNANDTIGHRTKVKVVKNKVAAPFKEVEFDIMFGQGISKEGDILDLASAPEAEIIQKSGTWFTYNGERLGQGRENAKEYLREHPETMAKIEAAVRARANLIRTPATADETSEDSIKSLPGASQALPSTPTKPGRRSAGASVSAE, via the coding sequence ATGTCAGCTGCAGATACAAATACCAATAAATTTAAAGCTCTAGAAACACTTTTCCAATCTGTTGAAAAGCAGTTCGGCAAAGGCACAATCATGCGTCTTTCCGACGATTCTAAAATTGCACAAGAAATTCAAGCTATTCCATCAGGTTCTATCAGTCTTGACGTTGCTTTGGGCGTAGGAGGCTTACCTAAAGGACGGGTGGTTGAAATTTATGGAACAGAGTCCAGCGGTAAAACCACTTTAACTTTACATGCCATTGCGGAATGCCAGAAAAAAGGAGGCATTGCTGCTTTTATCGATGCCGAACACGCTCTCGATGTCAGCTATGCGCGTAAAATTGGGGTGAACACCTCAGACCTTCTCGTTTCCCAACCGGACAACGGCGAACAGGCTCTTGAAATTGTAGACATGTTAGTACGCAGTGGAGCTGTGGATCTGATTGTTGTGGACTCCGTTGCAGCTCTCACGCCAAAGGCGGAAATTGAGGGAGAAATGGGTGACAGCCATATGGGTCTACAAGCTCGCCTTATGAGCCAAGCTTTGCGCAAGCTGACAGGAAGTATTTCAAAAACCAATTGCTGTGTCATTTTTATCAACCAAGTGCGTATGAAAATTGGAATTGTTTTTGGCAATCCTGAAACCACAACGGGTGGACAGGCTCTCAAGTTTTACTCCTCAGTCCGCCTTGAAGTGCGTAGAGCTGCCGCTATCAAAAATGCCAATGACACCATTGGTCATCGCACGAAAGTCAAAGTTGTTAAAAATAAAGTAGCAGCTCCTTTTAAAGAAGTAGAATTCGACATTATGTTTGGTCAAGGCATTAGCAAAGAAGGAGATATTCTCGATCTCGCTTCTGCTCCTGAAGCCGAAATCATTCAAAAGAGCGGAACATGGTTCACTTATAATGGCGAACGCCTTGGCCAAGGACGCGAAAATGCAAAAGAGTATTTGCGTGAGCATCCCGAAACCATGGCAAAAATCGAAGCGGCTGTGCGCGCTCGGGCCAATCTCATCCGCACACCAGCTACAGCAGATGAAACCAGCGAAGATTCTATCAAGTCTTTGCCAGGAGCAAGCCAAGCTTTACCAAGCACTCCAACTAAGCCAGGCCGGCGCAGCGCAGGCGCTTCGGTGTCTGCTGAATAA
- a CDS encoding NAD(P)/FAD-dependent oxidoreductase translates to MEEWDLVVIGGGAAGYFGAIACAEAFPGARVLILEATARVLTKVKVSGGGRCNVTHNLYEPKQLISFYPRGQKELIGSFHKFQPKDTVEWFQAHGVELKVCPMVSVSRAKWDTNL, encoded by the coding sequence ATGGAAGAATGGGATCTCGTTGTCATTGGTGGCGGCGCAGCAGGATATTTTGGAGCAATTGCATGCGCTGAAGCTTTTCCAGGGGCACGCGTTCTTATACTCGAAGCTACAGCAAGAGTTTTAACAAAAGTCAAAGTTTCTGGAGGAGGGCGCTGCAACGTCACTCACAATCTTTATGAGCCCAAACAGCTTATTTCTTTTTACCCAAGGGGACAAAAAGAATTGATTGGCTCCTTTCACAAATTTCAGCCCAAAGACACTGTGGAATGGTTTCAAGCACATGGAGTCGAGCTCAAAGTATGCCCTATGGTGTCAGTCTCGCGGGCAAAATGGGACACAAACTTGTAA